Proteins from one uncultured Cohaesibacter sp. genomic window:
- a CDS encoding S9 family peptidase yields MMSSQNRSSFTKAAFPSLAPKAEKRDHRVTNHGIELSDDYAWLRADNWQEVMQKGREVLDDDIEAYLEAENDYTVKEMADTEKLQAKLFVEMKGRIKEDDSSVPAPDGPYAYGTRYVLGGQYPLYVRMPRDGGDETILLDGNKEAEGKDFFRLASLSHSPDHNKLAWAVDTKGSEYFTIRIRDLSTGEETADLIERTTGGVVWSEDSTHLYYTWQDDNHRPSRVFRHKLGTEQSADELLYEESDAGFFVGLGKSQSGNYIFIDCHDHQTSECYLLSAKDNASKPRLIAERETGIEYSVDEGHGILYILTNADDAEDFKLVTAAPTMSGRIHWKDLVPHQVGRLILSHSIFKEFLVWMERENGLPRIQIRSLRNGAQHAIAFEEEAYALGFHGSLEFETDTVRFSYSSMTTPSRIYDYNMSSRSRTLRKEQEVPSGHEPEDYVTRRLMAPAHDGELVPVTLLYRKDTALDGSAPCLLYGYGSYGISIPASFSTTTLSLVDRGFVYAIAHIRGGKEKGFAWYTNGKRGTKTNTFKDFISAGEFLVAEGYTSEGKIVAEGGSAGGMLMGAVTNMAPNLFSGILAIVPFVDVLNTMLDDTLPLTPPEWPEWGNPIASEEEYKYIAAYSPYDNVSEQAYPAILAVGGLTDPRVTYWEPAKWVAKLREKRTDDNLLLLKINMGSGHAGASGRFDRLKETALEYAFAIKVSGKL; encoded by the coding sequence ATGATGTCATCACAGAACAGGTCTTCTTTCACCAAAGCCGCTTTTCCTTCTCTCGCCCCCAAAGCGGAAAAACGCGATCACCGTGTGACCAATCACGGGATAGAGCTTAGCGACGATTATGCATGGTTGCGCGCCGACAATTGGCAGGAGGTCATGCAAAAGGGGCGTGAGGTTCTTGACGATGATATCGAAGCCTATCTTGAGGCCGAGAATGACTATACGGTCAAGGAAATGGCCGACACCGAAAAACTGCAGGCCAAACTGTTTGTAGAAATGAAAGGCCGCATCAAGGAAGATGACAGTTCGGTGCCCGCTCCTGATGGCCCCTATGCCTATGGCACGCGCTATGTGCTGGGTGGTCAATATCCGCTCTATGTTCGTATGCCGCGCGATGGGGGAGACGAGACCATTCTGCTGGACGGCAACAAGGAAGCAGAAGGCAAGGATTTCTTCCGCCTCGCATCGCTCTCCCACAGCCCCGATCACAACAAGCTTGCCTGGGCCGTGGACACCAAGGGGTCTGAATATTTCACCATCCGCATTCGCGATCTCAGCACCGGCGAAGAAACCGCAGATCTGATCGAGCGTACCACTGGCGGCGTTGTCTGGAGCGAAGACAGCACGCATCTCTATTACACCTGGCAGGATGACAACCACCGGCCAAGCCGGGTTTTCCGTCACAAACTGGGCACCGAGCAATCAGCCGATGAACTGCTGTATGAAGAATCCGATGCCGGCTTTTTTGTCGGGTTGGGTAAAAGTCAGTCCGGCAATTATATCTTTATCGATTGCCACGATCACCAGACCAGTGAATGCTATTTGCTAAGTGCCAAAGACAATGCCAGCAAGCCGCGCCTTATCGCAGAACGCGAAACGGGCATTGAATATAGCGTCGATGAAGGTCATGGCATACTCTATATCCTGACCAATGCCGACGATGCAGAAGACTTCAAGCTTGTGACTGCAGCCCCGACAATGTCTGGCCGAATCCACTGGAAGGATCTCGTGCCGCATCAGGTCGGGCGCCTTATACTCAGCCATAGCATCTTCAAGGAATTTCTGGTTTGGATGGAGCGGGAGAACGGCCTGCCACGCATCCAGATTCGCAGCCTGCGCAATGGTGCCCAGCATGCCATTGCCTTTGAAGAAGAAGCTTATGCCCTTGGTTTTCATGGCTCCTTAGAGTTTGAGACGGATACCGTCCGCTTCTCCTATTCGTCCATGACAACCCCAAGCCGGATTTATGATTACAACATGTCCAGCCGGTCACGCACCTTGCGAAAGGAGCAGGAAGTGCCGTCAGGGCATGAACCGGAGGACTATGTCACCCGCCGTTTGATGGCGCCTGCCCATGATGGCGAACTGGTACCCGTCACCCTGCTCTATCGCAAGGACACGGCGCTTGATGGCTCCGCCCCCTGTCTGCTTTATGGTTATGGCTCTTATGGCATCTCGATTCCGGCCAGCTTCTCAACCACGACTCTGTCGCTGGTGGATCGAGGGTTTGTCTATGCTATCGCCCATATCCGCGGCGGCAAGGAAAAAGGCTTTGCCTGGTACACCAATGGCAAACGCGGAACCAAGACCAACACCTTCAAGGATTTCATTTCTGCCGGAGAATTTTTGGTCGCGGAAGGCTACACCTCGGAAGGCAAGATTGTTGCCGAAGGAGGCTCGGCCGGCGGCATGCTGATGGGCGCGGTTACCAATATGGCGCCCAACCTCTTCTCTGGCATTCTGGCTATCGTGCCCTTTGTTGATGTGCTCAACACCATGCTTGATGACACATTGCCACTGACACCGCCCGAATGGCCGGAATGGGGCAACCCGATTGCCTCTGAGGAAGAATATAAATATATCGCGGCCTACAGCCCATATGACAATGTCTCCGAGCAGGCCTATCCGGCCATTCTCGCCGTCGGCGGTCTAACAGACCCGCGCGTCACCTATTGGGAACCGGCAAAGTGGGTTGCTAAGTTGAGAGAGAAACGCACGGATGACAATCTGCTGCTGCTCAAGATCAATATGGGCAGCGGACACGCCGGGGCATCCGGGCGGTTTGATCGCCTCAAGGAAACGGCTCTGGAATATGCCTTTGCCATTAAGGTAAGCGGCAAGCTCTAA
- a CDS encoding 5-carboxymethyl-2-hydroxymuconate Delta-isomerase yields MPHMVISYAKPLEDKADIKKIVQTVWETAEKSGLFTPAAIKSRALPIEHFVTGGSDQLFVHVEAKMFGGRTEEQKKTLTKSLFDAVSGLVEKDVAVSAEAIDMDKAAYTKS; encoded by the coding sequence ATGCCGCATATGGTTATTTCCTACGCCAAACCACTCGAAGACAAAGCTGATATCAAAAAGATCGTTCAAACCGTTTGGGAAACTGCCGAAAAATCCGGCCTGTTCACGCCAGCTGCGATCAAGTCACGGGCATTGCCGATTGAGCATTTTGTCACTGGCGGTTCTGATCAACTGTTTGTGCATGTAGAAGCCAAGATGTTTGGCGGCCGCACCGAAGAGCAAAAGAAGACACTGACCAAAAGCCTGTTCGATGCGGTGTCTGGATTGGTCGAGAAGGATGTCGCCGTGAGCGCTGAAGCGATCGATATGGATAAGGCGGCCTACACCAAGTCATAA